The Cryptomeria japonica chromosome 2, Sugi_1.0, whole genome shotgun sequence region ACTCCGTGATGATTTCCTTAAGATGAATTGGAATCTCCAAGAGAGATGCTGCAACACTTAAGGAAATCAAAGCCACTATAGCCACGGCGACGCCAGGTCTTGTATTAAGCAGAATGTTCTGCAACCACAGCAAGGAGGAGCAAACATCTGAATCATAAGTTGTATACCATTTCTTTTCCCACTCCATCCAGTGCTGTGGAGGAATATAATTTATTTCTTCCATTCTCACCTCATGCATCCGTTTCCTTAACACTAACATATCTTCGTCCACAATATTCCGATGTTCTGCATGATCACTTAAATGTAAGAAAATTTGGCCAAAAATATTTGGAACTTTAAAAAAAACAAGCAAAACTAAGCAAAGTATAGTAGCACAATGGATATACAATTTAAGTTgatgatttttagatttgattgcgTCCTATCAATATTTCGATCATGTTCTATAATCAATATTTCAGATCGAAATGAAAGCTAGaaaaaaaatattgataaaatattgTAACATAATTAAAACCGTAAATCATCACACTAAACTATCATTGAATTGTGAAAACTTCATCATATATAAAGTAATCCATACCTGAGTCGCCAGAGTTGACAGCTTTAACAGCAAATCTGGGCATCTTCTTCTTCACGGGAAGGCGTGTAAGGGATGGCATGTGTAAATTTGTCTGCAGAGGAAGCAGAAATTGAGGGACTGTACCACTACTAAGAGCTCGGGTATCCATGACTGAGAATTTTAAACTACAATAATTAATGTCTGTAAAACAAAAAAAAGCTGAAATATTA contains the following coding sequences:
- the LOC131073707 gene encoding uncharacterized protein LOC131073707 isoform X2, whose product is MDTRALSSGTVPQFLLPLQTNLHMPSLTRLPVKKKMPRFAVKAVNSGDSEHRNIVDEDMLVLRKRMHENILLNTRPGVAVAIVALISLSVAASLLEIPIHLKEIITELLNNLHL
- the LOC131073707 gene encoding uncharacterized protein LOC131073707 isoform X1, with the protein product MDTRALSSGTVPQFLLPLQTNLHMPSLTRLPVKKKMPRFAVKAVNSGDSEHRNIVDEDMLVLRKRMHEVRMEEINYIPPQHWMEWEKKWYTTYDSDVCSSLLWLQNILLNTRPGVAVAIVALISLSVAASLLEIPIHLKEIITELLNNLHL